GCCCGATTTGCGTGGATTCATCAAGCGGGTCCCCGGCCTTTAGCGCATTAACGCCTTTGACGAGCTTGTCTCTAAACTCTGCAAAAATATTCTTATGCACGAATATACGCTGAACGGATATGCAGACCTGGCCTGCGAATGCAAACCCTCCAAGCACAGAGCGCTTTACAGCGAAGTCGATGTCAGCGCCGTCATCTACAATAACTCCGGCATTGCCGCCAAGCTCCAATGTAACCTTCTTTTTGTTGGCGCGTTTTTTTAGCTCCCATCCAACTGCAGCGCTTCCGGTGAATGTAAACTTTTTAACGCGTTCATCCTCTGCAAGGCGGCCTGCGATGTCGTTAGAGCAGCATGCGACCGTGAGCGCGCCCTTTGGCCACCCTGCTTCGAGCATCACGTCCGCAAGCATTAGCGCTGTGATGGGAGTCTTTGGCGAAGGCTTTATAAGGAGCGGGTTGCCTGCTGCCATTGCGGGCGCGACCTTGTGGCTAACAAGGTTCAAGGGAAAATTAAAAGGCGTGATTGCGTAGACGATACCCACGGGAAATCTCTTTATAAGCCCTGTCTTTTTCGGAGCGCCTTCGAGAAGACGCGGCGCGATATGCTCGGGATTGCCGAGCCTAACCGCCTCCTCTATGGCGATTTCAAAGGTAAGTATTGCGCGCTTTACCTCGGTCCTGGCGTCGGTAATGGGCTTGCCTGCTTCCAAGGCTATCATCTTGGCAAAATCCTCGGCCCTGTCCTTTAGCCCAAGCACGACGTTACCGAGTATGGCGGCCTTCTCGGCAGCGCCGCTTTGCTTCAAGGTCTCGAACGCCTCGACACCCTTATTTAGTGCGTAGTTAAAATCCTCCATGGAGGCGTTGTAGGTTGTTGCCACGACCTTGCCGTCGTACGGGCTTTTGACCTCGAATTTGTCGGCGGTGGTCTTCTTCTCGCCGGCGATGATGATTGGGTAATCCTGTGCCATTGCTTCCTCCCGTAGCAAGATATTATTTACGCTACCGTCTTCTATTTACCATATTATCCGTCCATTCAAACAAAGGTTCAACCAAAAAAATACCGGCCACCTGCGCGGCAAAAGACGCTGGATTCCTGCCCAGAAGAAAGCGGGAATGACGAAAATTTTGTCATGCTGAATTTATTTCAGCATCTCTGTTTTTACGGAAACGAGATCCCGAAACAAGTTCGGGATGACAGTAGCGGTGAGATTGCTTCGGTCTGCGCATCATCCCACGCTGCGGCCTCGCAATGACTGGTAAAAAGACACTGGATTCCCGCCCAGAAGAGAGCGGGAATAACGATCTTTTATATGCGGGTGCAGGCGTCACGCCTGCCTCAAAAAACTCCCCTCCTTAGCAAGGAGGGGTCTGGGGGAGGTTTACAAAAGCCACACTTCCTTATTTCTTGCCCGGCATCGTCTACCCCACCCCGCCTCCCCTTGTAAAGGAGAGGAAATAAGGTAAGACGCTGGATTCCCGCCCAGAAGAGAGCGGGAATGACCCCTCATGAGATTGCTTCGTCGGCCTTCGGCCTCCTCGCAATGACACCCCCACTAACCCATCATAAACCGCCAAGCCTGCCCCGAACTTGATTCGGGGTTTTGCGCCAGACGAGGCAGAGGCCGACCCATATTCAAAGCGGCCAGTTGGCCGCAAGGCGAGGCGCGCGAAATTTTTGACCGCAGGCGTATTTGCTCTGATACGTCGAGGATCAAAAATTTTCGCGCAACGAAGCATGGCGGCCAAATCGCCGCTTTGCCACCAGCCCCTTGCCGCCGAAGGCAATTTGATGTTATATTACTACCCACACAAACCACGAAAGCAGAGGACCACGCCCATCCCCCAAATCTTTGGAAATACCTCCGGCCTAAAAGCCAGCGAGCTAAAGAACTTAGAACGCATCTACCGCCGTAAAGTGCCCAGAGAGGCCCTCGTCACGCCAGAGCTTGCCCGCTACATGACCGAGCTTTCAAGGGAGATGAAGCGCCAAATCGGCGTCATCATAAACCGTAAGGGCGCAATCGTCGCTGCCATACTCGGAGACGAAAAGGAAATATTTATTCCCGCGCTCGAGGACTACCGGCTCGGAAGGAGCGCGCTTAGGGGCATCAGGTGCGTGCATACGCACATAAAGGGCGAAGCCCTTACGCAAGACGACTTAACTGACCTTGCTCTTCTAAGGCTCGACGCAATGGCCGCAATCGAGGCCAGAGAAGACGGCCTTCCGGGAACCATATACACAGCGCACCTTGTTCCCTACAGCCCCGAGGCTAAGGCATACGAAGTGGCCGCGCCTGTCCCGTTCCAGCGTTTCCCCTCAGAGACGCCCGAGTACAAGGACTTTAACGCATTCGTTACCTCGCTTGAGGGCGAGATGGGCAGAGCGCTTGTGCGAAATGTTGCCGACAAAAGAGAACGCGCCGTGCTTGTAAGCGTTTCCATGAAACCGGTTTACGAGCAGGAGGAGTCGCTTAAAGAACTCAAGAGCCTTGCCGAAACTAACGACGTCCTTGTGCTTGATTCCGTGTGCCAGAGGATCAAACAAATAGACCCGAGGTACATGATGGGCTCCGGGAAGATCAAGGAGCTTATCATTACGTCTTTGCAGCGCGAGGCAACACTTCTCATCTTCGACCAGGAGCTCTCGCCGGCGCAAATAAGGGAAATCGGCGACATAACGGAGCTTAAGGTAATCGACAGAACGCAGCTAATCCTCGACATATTCGCAAGGAGAGCGCACTCAAGGGACGGCAAGGTGCAGGTCGAGCTTGCGCAGTTAAGGTACAGGCTTCCAAAGCTCACCGGCAAGGGCGTTATGATGTCGAGGCTCATGGGCGGAATCGGCGGAAGAGGCCCAGGAGAGACAAAGCTCGAGGTTGACAGAAGAAGAGTGCAGGACAGGATAACGCATCTTGAGAAAGAGCTTAAAACACTAAGCCTCGGCCGCCTTCAGAGACGGCAGAGAAGAGGCGAGAGCGGCGTGCCCATTATCTCAATTGTCGGGTACACGAACGCCGGAAAGTCAACGCTCTTAAACGCGCTTACGCGTAGCACCACCCTTACCGAAAATAAACTCTTCGCAACCCTCGACACCGCAAGCCGGAGGCTAAGATTTCCAAAGGAACGCGACGCTGTC
Above is a genomic segment from Deltaproteobacteria bacterium containing:
- a CDS encoding aldehyde dehydrogenase family protein; translated protein: MAQDYPIIIAGEKKTTADKFEVKSPYDGKVVATTYNASMEDFNYALNKGVEAFETLKQSGAAEKAAILGNVVLGLKDRAEDFAKMIALEAGKPITDARTEVKRAILTFEIAIEEAVRLGNPEHIAPRLLEGAPKKTGLIKRFPVGIVYAITPFNFPLNLVSHKVAPAMAAGNPLLIKPSPKTPITALMLADVMLEAGWPKGALTVACCSNDIAGRLAEDERVKKFTFTGSAAVGWELKKRANKKKVTLELGGNAGVIVDDGADIDFAVKRSVLGGFAFAGQVCISVQRIFVHKNIFAEFRDKLVKGVNALKAGDPLDESTQIGPMIERAAIERTLKLVEEAVKEGATLLCGGIAEGSILKPTIVTNVKPRMKVCTDELFAPVVTLAEFTDFKAAVDEVNNSHYGLQAGVFTTDESKISYAFETLDVGGVVVNDVPTFRADNLPYGGLKDSGFGREGVRYAIEEMTEIKVLVR
- the hflX gene encoding GTPase HflX, with the protein product MAAKSPLCHQPLAAEGNLMLYYYPHKPRKQRTTPIPQIFGNTSGLKASELKNLERIYRRKVPREALVTPELARYMTELSREMKRQIGVIINRKGAIVAAILGDEKEIFIPALEDYRLGRSALRGIRCVHTHIKGEALTQDDLTDLALLRLDAMAAIEAREDGLPGTIYTAHLVPYSPEAKAYEVAAPVPFQRFPSETPEYKDFNAFVTSLEGEMGRALVRNVADKRERAVLVSVSMKPVYEQEESLKELKSLAETNDVLVLDSVCQRIKQIDPRYMMGSGKIKELIITSLQREATLLIFDQELSPAQIREIGDITELKVIDRTQLILDIFARRAHSRDGKVQVELAQLRYRLPKLTGKGVMMSRLMGGIGGRGPGETKLEVDRRRVQDRITHLEKELKTLSLGRLQRRQRRGESGVPIISIVGYTNAGKSTLLNALTRSTTLTENKLFATLDTASRRLRFPKERDAVITDTVGFIKDMPEELKKAFKSTLEEMKDANLLLHVVDSGDEDFSAKMETVEKILAEMELGAIPKLVVFNKADLVDADYALNLAKRFDGVAISAANPATFAPLLERVKEKLWPEG